The Cucumis melo cultivar AY chromosome 6, USDA_Cmelo_AY_1.0, whole genome shotgun sequence genome includes a region encoding these proteins:
- the LOC103491855 gene encoding uncharacterized protein LOC103491855: MNSTLKEQRELPVIGLLESIRSLVQKWFYERRTKWSFQCTKLSIYAEDMIRESLRESRSMNIYPVDQHEFEVHHRNEQFVVNILNRTCSCCQWDLDLIPCSHACIALSTRNLNLHLYTDKFYYVSNLINLYKKGTRPIGSVNQIRNTHQGGNDGILPLQVKRLAGRPKKKRFTSFLEKKATVRCNRCGKKGHNCRSCKEPI; this comes from the exons ATGAACTCTACCTTGAAAGAACAACGAGAATTGCCTGTAATTGGACTTCTAGAATCAATTCGTAGTTTGGTTCAAAAATGGTTCTACGAACGTCGTACCAAATGGAGTTTCCAATGCACAAAACTTTCAATATATGCAGAAGATATGATTCGAGAATCTTTAAGGGAGAGTCGCTCAATGAAT ATATATCCTGTAGACCAACATGAATTTGAAGTCCACCATCGTAATGAACAATTTGTCGTCAACATTTTAAATCGGACATGTTCATGTTGCCAATGGGACCTTGATTTGATCCCTTGTTCACATGCATGTATAGCATTGTCCACAAGGAATCTTAATCTTCATTTGTACACCGATAAGTTCTACTATGTCTCAAATTTGATAAACCTGTACAAGAAGGGAACGCGTCCTATTGGTAGTGTAAACCAAATTAGGAATACGCACCAAGGTGGCAATGATGGAATACTTCCACTGCAGGTTAAACGTCTAGCTGGAAGACCAAAAAAGAAGAGGTTTACTTCATTTTTAGAGAAGAAAGCCACCGTTCGTTGCAACAGGTGTGGTAAAAAAGGTCACAATTGCAGGTCTTGTAAAGAACCCATTTAG